In Chrysoperla carnea chromosome 2, inChrCarn1.1, whole genome shotgun sequence, the following proteins share a genomic window:
- the LOC123293960 gene encoding uncharacterized protein LOC123293960 isoform X1 produces MSFFSLVDNPLVNIWITIIFCTTILLLFVVKRLLIKANNNSKQKSKTTSKVKNQTQTQGQRKEAKVKDTTTKTKKKLTDNQRFRADKQAFSHSWLLTSFKGHTGEILDIDFSSNGKYLASCSEDALDPGGEAATSSGSESSITKDQPDLTTTANNRKTQAKRKNRRKNRRTKTSDDTTSSSGSSPELRKKKMSKKRVTDDVSPAKMVLYPPLRNHTKLNISESQLFHFLRNYLLTPEHLLSLGYPVESGTYPGRAMVYKNPSINPQTRLISSRFDVNAREFVPGSGFMIVNKSDNLPSRTLIKCSDQECDEDSGQGSGTSSPNSESSDEIITDRVTEERKCVRCGRDFFIGPNGDYLTQEHCNYHWGKLHRTHAPRVGIKSEYTCCKGDCDSIGCSTGKYHVWNGVSNGINGPLDGYVKTRLKRSVPKDENYGVYALDCEMCYTSEGLELTKVTVVTTDGRLVYDCFVKPDNEIIDYNTRFSGITAKDLCKKSYNTVKTLKDVQSDLTGFINADTILIGHGLENDLRALRIIHSTVIDTAVTFPHYYGLPFKRSLKSLTSCFLKRDIQCAGVAGHNSVDDARACMELMLWRVRKDFRIQLQELQHLHGHH; encoded by the exons ATGTCGTTTTTTTCGTTAGTGGATAATCCATTAGTTAATATATGGATAAcgattattttttgtacaacgatattacttttatttgttGTTAAACGGCTTTTAATTAaagcaaataataattcaaaacaaaaatcaaaaacaacgTCGAAAGTTAAAA atCAAACTCAAACGCAAGGACAACGTAAAGAAGCGAAAGTAAAAGATACGACAACTAAAACTAAGAAAAAATTAACGGATAATCAACGTTTTCGTGCCGATAAGCAAGCATTTTCACATTCTTGGCTTTTAACCTCATTTAAAGGACACACTGGTGAAATACTTGATATAGATTTCTCGAGTAACGGCAAATATCTTGCATCTTGCAGTGAAg ACGCACTGGACCCGGGCGGAGAAGCAGCCACAAGCAGTGGCAGTGAATCATCAATCACCAAAGATCAACCAGACCTGACCACAACTGCCAACAATCGTAAAACACAAGCCAAACGAAAAAATCGGCGCAAAAATCGACGGACAAAGACATCAGACGATACAACATCCAGTAGTGGATCATCCCCGGAACTACGTAAGAAAAAAATGTCGAAGAAGAGGGTCACAGACGACGTGAGTCCTGCAAAAATGGTGCTCTATCCTCCGTTACGGAATCATACCAAGTTAAATATAAGTGAATcgcaattatttcattttctacgGAATTATCTACTTACCCCCGAACATTTATTAAGTTTGGGATATCCGGTCGAAAGTGGCACATACCCTGGACGTGCAATGGTTTACAAGAACCCTTCGATCAATCCTCAAACACGTTTAATTTCATCACGTTTTGATGTGAACGCTCGAGAATTTGTGCCCGGTTCAGGTTTTATGATTGTGAATAAATCCGATAACTTACCATCTCGGACTTTAATAAAATGTAGTGATCAAGAGTGTGACGAAGATTCTGGACAGGGTTCGGGAACTTCCAGTCCAAACAGTGAAAGTAGTGATGAAATTATAACGGACCGAGTGACCGAAGAACGGAAATGTGTGCGATGTGGTCGGGATTTTTTTATTGGTCCAAATGGGGATTATTTAACACAAGAACATTGTAATTATCATTGGGGAAAGTTACATCGAACCCACGCGCCAAGAGTTGGAATTAAATCGGAATATACTTGCTGTAAAGGGGATTGTGATTCGATAGGATGTTCCACCGGGAAATATCATGTATGGAATGGTGTTAGCAACGGGATAAACGGTCCATTGGATGGTTATGTGAAGACACGACTAAAACGAAGTGTTCCAAAAGATGAAAATTATGGTGTTTACGCGCTTGATTGTGAAATGTGTTACACATCGGAAGGACTTGAATTAACCAAAGTCACAGTGGTCACAACCGATGGACGATTAGTTTACGATTGTTTTGTGAAACCCGACAATGAAATTATCGATTATAACACCCGTTTTTCGGGTATAACCGCaaaagatttatgtaaaaaatcatataatacaGTGAAAACGTTAAAAGATGTGCAAAGTGATTTAACCGGATTTATAAATGCGGATACAATTTTAATCGGTCACGGTTTAGAGAATGATTTACGTGCGTTACGTATCATACATAGTACGGTTATTGATACAGCAGTGACATTCCCACATTATTATGGATTACCGTTTAAAAGGTCATTGAAATCATTGACGAGTTGTTTTTTAAAACGGGATATTCAATGTGCGGGCGTTGCAGGACATAACAGTGTTGATGATGCACGTGCATGCATGGAATTAATGTTATGGCGTGTACGGAAAGATTTTCGAATACAATTACAAGAGTTACAGCATCTTCATGGTCATCATTGA